The Candidatus Hydrogenedentota bacterium sequence TCGTGGGGCCACCCGTCGACGGGATGTCTTACGTAATGACATCAGACGGAACAGTGACGCGCGAAATTAAAGCTCCCCTCCCTATCTCACGCGCGCCGTCGTACTACACAGTCTTTAGCCCCAATGGACTCTACTTCTCTGTTGGTGGATCCAGTTATTATTCGGAGCCGCGGGCCGCGGTGGTCAACTTGGGACTTACCGCCAAGCGTAGCGTAGTCGCCGACGATGGAACCGCGGTGTATGCTGACGCCAACTACCGTTTAGCAGCAGCCGGACGCTATGACGCCGATACCGGACGCAGCACCCGTCAGCAACTACTGCCCGCCTCTGTTCCCGTCGCCGCACCCATGATCAGCGGCAACGCCAAAGTCGTCGTGTATGAATCCCTCTATGAGCAGGGAACGCCGCGCCGCTTCTACTCTCTCGACCTCGAAACCCGGCAGGAGCGCCTCCTCTTCACTGACGCGGAAACAGAAGACTACGGTCCGCTCAGTTACCTGAACGACAGGCCTACAAATTTCCTTGTCCCGTTCCCCGAGGCGATGTACGGCGCTTCCATCGACGATACCGGCCGCTTCGCCCTACTCCTCGCTCGCGAAGCAGTCGACAAACCTCGTCAGTGGCTTTATCTCGCCCCAACTGATCGCGGCGAGGGTGGAGGTGAATGGTTCGCCTATGCCGAAGAGGGTTATCGGGAAGCCCTTCTTTCGGGCGACGCCCAAGTCATTTTTGCAGTCACCAACTCCGGACGCCTGATCCGAATCAATCGCCAGGGCAATGTCATTGAAGACTTGGTGCCGCCCACTCCCTTCATCAACAACATCGTTGGTGGCGTCCGCCCGGGTTCGCTCGTCCGAATCTATGGAGGCGGATTCGCAACGGAAACCATCGTTCCGCAAACCTTGCCTGCAACCACTTCCCTGGCGGGAGTAGAGGTCGAGTTCCAGGGAAGGCCCACGTTTATTACACGCGTCAGCCCCAACGAGATCGACGTTCAACTCCCCTGGGATTTCAACCTAAAACCGACAGGCCAGTGGGAACAATCTCCTTTGCTCGTCAAAGTGCCCAATTCAAGTCCCCTTCAATTTGGCGCCGTTCAATGGCCTTACAGCACCGACACGATCAATCTACCCCCCGGCCCTTTCCACGACGATGGCACGCCTGTCACCCTGGCACGGCGTGTCCGGTCGAATGAGATCCTAAGGTTCGTGGTCTCCGGCATGCCCCTACCGCCCGGTGTCCCTGGTATGCCCGCGGTACAGCGCCAACCCGTCGATTTCAACTGCGTCCTCAACAGCAACTACCAGCCAATACAAACCCTCTACGCCGGCCCTATCTCCGGCACATTCGGGCTGAGTGAAGTAGTTGTCAAAATGCCGGAGTTTACCGATGCGAACCTCGACCCAACCCGCCGTCGGGCATCATTCCGTTGCATCGGCGAAGGCAGTACCACTTTCTTCATGAGCCTGCCCGTGGAACGCAGATAACCAGTACCACCCACGCGCGAGCAACATGTCCGAAAGTCCCAAACAGTTCCGGGTCTGATCCAGAGTCCCCGATAGCCGAGCCATGGGCGCGCGCGTGCCCCGCGCAGTCCACTCCTCCGGATGGCGCGCCGCTCAGTCTTTCCGATTGATAGTGCCGCGGCACGACTTCGTGCCGCACGCACACAGCACCTTCTCGACGTGCTTATCGAAGTTGTAGTCGATCGTCAGTTCCTCGCCCTTCTTGATCGCCCGCATGCTCATGTAGAGAATGTGGTCCTTCACAACCCAGGCGCGAACATTCGGCTCGCATGAATGGTTGACGTATTCGGCTCCGCTTCCGCCCACGGAGCCGTCTTTCGTCCAGTAGCTGTTGACCGTGAAAAGGTAGATCAAATCGGTCGAAGCGGCACGCCGCTTCGTTTCCTTCCGATTGATCATCTCGCCGGTGTATTCGATGATCTTGCGGTTCGCCGGTATTGGCTCATCCGCATACACACCCCAGCGATGAATTTTCGATTTGGCGACACGCAGTTTAAAGCAAG is a genomic window containing:
- a CDS encoding SET domain-containing protein-lysine N-methyltransferase, translated to MSRLGAEKPHIDERYACFKLRVAKSKIHRWGVYADEPIPANRKIIEYTGEMINRKETKRRAASTDLIYLFTVNSYWTKDGSVGGSGAEYVNHSCEPNVRAWVVKDHILYMSMRAIKKGEELTIDYNFDKHVEKVLCACGTKSCRGTINRKD